A section of the Polynucleobacter sp. AP-Sving-400A-A2 genome encodes:
- the yidC gene encoding membrane protein insertase YidC yields the protein MDFKKTILWTVFSMSGLLLYNNWQVHEGKPSMFGGPLTTTSAPVDKPSATSRADVPTQLSSAPVIATAPIINSDVMAGAEKFTLQNDVLVLKISSSGANVVDAKLLKSFTPENKPVELFQYTSTHKYFARSGLISLNSDLPNHTSNFKLVQSGKDESGRPFIVLVSERNGVKLEKTFILNPGSYVVDVGHRITQTANNPNPLVLYTEIVRDASQEQKIGPFDGAFSASTFTGPAAYTDKEKFNKLEFTAIDKNKITIPTQVAAGEPAWIAMVQHYFASAWIPGDKAVRDIYANKIDNNLYRIGMQTPLGVVPAGSTIVEKARLFVGPQEERVLETIAPGFELLKDYGYLTILAKPIFWLLDNIHSYVGNWGWSIILLTILIKLVFFPLSAASYKSMARMKEVQPRLVAMKEQFKGEPQKMNQAMMEMYRKEKINPLGGCLPVVIQIPVFIALYWVLLSSVELRGAPWILWVHDLSLPDTSISDLIGLKSIPIGILPIIMAASMFVQTKLNPTPPDPIQAKVMMYMPLVFSVMFFFFPAGLVLYWVVNNLLSIAQQWQINQMFGKKLAK from the coding sequence ATGGACTTTAAAAAAACAATTCTCTGGACAGTCTTCTCCATGTCAGGCCTGTTGTTGTACAACAATTGGCAGGTTCACGAAGGTAAGCCATCGATGTTTGGCGGACCCTTAACAACTACTTCAGCGCCCGTTGATAAACCTTCAGCTACGAGCAGAGCCGATGTGCCGACCCAATTATCGAGTGCGCCAGTAATTGCAACAGCCCCAATTATTAATAGTGATGTAATGGCGGGCGCGGAAAAGTTCACCCTACAGAACGATGTTCTTGTGTTGAAAATTAGCTCAAGCGGCGCAAATGTCGTAGATGCAAAGCTACTAAAGTCTTTCACACCAGAAAACAAACCCGTTGAGTTATTTCAATACACATCTACACACAAATACTTCGCGCGCTCCGGATTGATTTCTTTAAACAGCGACCTTCCCAATCACACCAGTAACTTCAAGTTGGTTCAATCTGGAAAAGATGAATCAGGCCGCCCATTTATTGTCTTAGTTAGCGAGCGCAATGGCGTTAAGCTTGAAAAAACTTTCATCCTTAACCCAGGAAGTTATGTTGTAGATGTTGGGCACCGTATTACACAAACCGCCAACAACCCCAACCCACTTGTTCTATACACTGAGATTGTTCGTGACGCCTCCCAAGAGCAAAAAATTGGCCCTTTTGACGGCGCATTTTCAGCAAGCACATTTACTGGGCCGGCAGCCTACACAGATAAAGAAAAGTTTAATAAGCTCGAATTCACGGCAATAGATAAAAACAAAATCACCATTCCTACTCAGGTAGCTGCTGGTGAGCCAGCATGGATCGCAATGGTTCAGCACTACTTTGCAAGCGCATGGATTCCGGGCGACAAGGCAGTGCGTGATATTTACGCCAACAAAATTGATAACAATTTATACCGAATTGGTATGCAAACCCCGTTGGGCGTAGTCCCTGCAGGCTCTACTATTGTAGAAAAGGCTAGACTATTTGTCGGTCCACAAGAAGAGCGCGTGCTCGAAACAATCGCCCCAGGCTTTGAGTTGCTTAAAGACTATGGCTACTTAACCATTTTGGCGAAACCTATTTTCTGGCTTCTCGACAACATTCATTCTTATGTTGGCAACTGGGGTTGGTCAATCATCCTATTAACCATCTTAATTAAGCTGGTGTTCTTCCCGCTGTCAGCCGCAAGCTATAAATCTATGGCGCGCATGAAGGAGGTGCAACCTCGCTTGGTCGCCATGAAAGAGCAATTCAAGGGTGAGCCACAAAAAATGAATCAGGCGATGATGGAGATGTATCGCAAAGAAAAGATCAATCCACTGGGCGGTTGTTTGCCAGTGGTAATTCAGATCCCAGTATTTATCGCTTTGTACTGGGTGTTGCTGTCGTCTGTTGAGTTGCGTGGCGCCCCATGGATTTTGTGGGTTCACGATCTCTCGTTACCAGATACATCCATTAGTGACCTGATTGGCTTAAAGTCAATCCCAATTGGAATTTTGCCAATCATCATGGCGGCCTCTATGTTTGTGCAAACCAAACTTAATCCAACGCCACCCGATCCAATTCAGGCGAAGGTAATGATGTATATGCCTTTAGTATTCTCGGTCATGTTCTTCTTCTTCCCTGCGGGCTTGGTTTTGTATTGGGTAGTGAACAACCTGCTATCGATTGCTCAGCAATGGCAGATCAATCAAATGTTTGGAAAGAAGTTGGCTAAATAA